Within Salvia splendens isolate huo1 chromosome 21, SspV2, whole genome shotgun sequence, the genomic segment ttgttgatataacattgaacaacccgaaggatatgtcgtgaagggcaaggaacacatggtttggaagcttaagaaggtcatttatggtctcaagcaagcatctagatcatggaaccagtgttccGATCAAACTGTACagaagtttggattcgaaaaatgcTCTAATGAAAGCTGTGTGTATAAGAAGATTGAAAAAGgaaatgtggtgttcttagttttatatgtagatgacattcatctaattggaaacaataaaaagatgttgtcatcagtatgaacatggttgtcgaaccagttcgagatgaaagatatgggagaagCTGGACACATTCTCGGTATCAAGGTTATTTGTAACCGTGAAAAGATAacgttgtgcttatctcaagaaccttacatcgacaCTGTACTTAGATgctttagcatgcaagatgccaagaaaggtttcttacctttcaGACATGGAAttcatctatctcaagagatgtgtccTAAGACACCGtctgagatagaagagatgagaatGATACCATATGCTTCAGCAGTGGTAGTCTCATGTATGATATGCGTTGCACAAGTCCTGATATTTgttttgctgttggcatggttgcaagatatcagtcgaatcctgGCCAAgaacattggactgccgtaaagaacatactcaagtacctgaAAAGGACTAAAGACtgtgctctagtttacaatgcagtcgagctctgtcctttgggatatactgattcagactttcaagctgatcataactcgagaaaatctacttctggatatgtgtttaccttagAAGGTAGTGTCGTAATATGGAAGAGTGTAAAGCATAAATGCATTgcggactctaccatggaagctgaATATGTGGTCGCTTTAGAGGCTAAAAAAGAAGTTGTATGGCTGAAAAACTTCCTTCTGGACTTAGGTGTGATTTCGAATTTTCCCAAGAGCATCTcggtttattgtgacaattctggtgctgtggcaaactctaAGAAAAACTGGCTCATAAaacgagcaaacacatagagaggaagtatcatatcataagaGATAttgtgcagagaggagacatacaaatGGTCAAGATTGGGTCaaagaacaacctggcagatccctTTACCAAGGCACTAGCGGTTACACCGTTTGAACGCCATGTTGAAGGAACGGGAGTTCGACTCACTCAAGACCTCAACTCACTtccagtataagtgggagaaattagaCGTAGTTGCACATtattgtatactcgaaagcagttttgagtataagtgggagattgttagagtttgtatactagaaatcacctttcgagtgattgaatgttgtaaaaactcttattttatttttcaaggaataaaaatgattatttttgtcataatgttgttatattttacatttaatgattgttttattgcataattaaatgtataagaatcttaacaaagtctaagtctttgttttagtagaccggtagtgggcgtcgtccactttaaggtaacacgaccgttatgaacaaagaaaaagaagaatttcacaacccagataggcttagactacctatcgtgaaataTTGCAAtatcagtccgcatatttctaagccttactgaaataagatgatattggtgtggtatagcattgaacggatctaacagaaAGACAtatctttatgctatctactgaatgACGAGGttttgataaatatttatttcttaatcaatatatgTTAGCGTTGaacatacggtattgattatacattactttgacttatcaaatggtacAGGTTTTTAGTAatccaataatcctgatatattgagtagtggtgattaatatctagcagtgctaggattgctattatattgaaacgtgcgcgatgtgagtctcgtttgataatgtcctcaagaggaacgtgaaacaaggttttattattcggaacctagctagtaagagtttgattactctatgaataataaattagtGTTTCTTGATATGTCCACTCTTAGAATAAATAAGAAGTTAATTAATTACGTCTATaacagacaataattaattaacggATATTTTTATCTTAAGTACGGGAAATAAACAATAACCAAAACGGAAACCctaattacttgtaatttcagatttggatgggcagtgcaatattattactgtagtggctgataataatattccaatataagtttgtattaaattgtgcgttcaatttaattagtaaaaaactaattgggggaggccatatccaaaaccttccatagatcccttaTTATGCttaatatgaacttaatataaataagagaataaataagacagaaaatatacataattattattagaattttcgtcccccctctcCAAGGAGTGGTCGAATTTTCTCAGCTCTCCTTCGTGAGatttttctgtcttctttatttaagtctcAGTATCCTGATAAGATCAGCTCACACTAATATCGGAATACAGTTCAGGAACCAGTCAAAATATTTGTGGTCGAGTATCGAAGATCTTCACGTGCAGAAGTAGCGAGCCATCTACGATCCTTTGGAAAATCAAGAAGGTATATTTCTGctccgtagaaaagcatgttttaggtttaaATTAATCTTAAagtatgttttaattcaagttatgagcatgatacatgtgataattgcgcgaatagattttgtctaaataatcagcTAAATAACTCATTTTCTCTGATTTATTCACGCTTCCGCTGTCAACCCCTTCAAAACTGAAATTGATTACTCAACTAGTAAAACACTAAAATCCATCTAATGAAgattatactaatattaaaatttctCACAAAAGATATCACCTAAACCCTatatcacatttcctttttagtaaaagttgtttacatattaatataaatataatattttctatttgcacttaacataaaaaaaacatcttCTATGTCAGTACCATCTTTTATAGGACAAAAGAAATACTATTTtcgcaataaaaaaattatctgCACAATCCTCTCCTCCCTTTGTTTTTTCTATTTCTGATTCTTCTCTTTTATCTCTCGTCTCACAAATTATGACTTGGAAATGGTATTTTGAAATGCAGCAAAAATGTAAATTGGAAGATTGCTTATTCACGGATAACTGGACTAGCGAAAGTTATTAACCAGCTTGAAATCCAAACCATTGGcctaaaaacaaaattaacagCACTCCTAAGCCTGAAAGCTATATACAGCTATTGTAATACAATTTGCAAAAACACCATAATACAGCTTACTAAATCTCCTATTCAATCTTGGCTCTGAGCCCCTTTGTTACTAGTCAAATTATCAACTAAAATCCTATCACAAGTTCCTTACCATCGAAAATCGGTTGATATCATCATTTAATAATACAGTCTTCCATTACGTATTTTCAACATAGATCCCGGGCTGCCATCAGCAGAACCCAATCACAAGAATTTTACCCCTACTCCAACAAGCATCACCTGCAAATTCTGAAAATCAAGTCAAACTCAGCATAGCACAAACCCAACATTTGATCAAAAAGGACAAATGCTCATGTAAAATACTAAGATATGGGAAAAAACACAATCAGGATCAGCCCACAAACTCTAACAGCACAATCCATGAAACAAAATTGACATTTCCCTGGCCACAAGAGCACCTAGAAACATATTTCCTCACTAcattaaacaacaaaaatccATAGCTGAGGTTTCATATCCATACAGACAAAAAATTGTCAGTTTTGACACATTCAATCAAAGGATTCAAATTTCTCAAGCTTACTGTCTCaacaaaaataatcaaatactgACGGGACCGAGTATACTTCCTTAGGGGATAATCAGGTTCACACCTACATGAAAGAAGATATCTATGCaaccaataaaacaaatatacCCTCAGACACAAGTCATAGATTTAGGGGAACAGATTTGTCTTAACAAGCTTCACAATACAGTTTATAGCAAAATTTCAGAACTCGAAAACTTTCACATCAGTTTTGAAATTACGTACACCAGAACACAGTTTATAGACTACCACTTTCAGCATGATAAAACATTTCTCATAATCGTTAGTTATATACTCCTCATAATGATTAGTTAGATATCACATTGTGAGTCAGATCTAAGTGGACCTTAAATTCAAAGCTCAATCAAGgaggatttaattatttttaaatgatgATCAGTGACAGCTTGTGGGAAAATGATAACAAAAAagcaaaatatgaaaataactaACCAACAAACCTAGTACCAAGCAGAAATCTTTTTATACCTCAGTCAGAAAGATTCTTCATGTCTTAGGCAAATGCTCAGCATCGGATCCATCCCCAGAGGAACTGTCGCTATCAGAATCTGCAAATGATCGCACAAACAGTGAAAATCATATACAACAGACTGACGAAATCAACCTAGAACAGTAAGGATTAGAAAGTAAAAATGTACCACTTGAACTCGACCCAGAATCACTGCTAGAACTGCTAGAACTGCTGGTCCTACTCCTGTTTTGACCCTCTTTGTCATCATCTACAAGAGTGACACAGTTTTTTAAAGCTTTGGAAAGAAAAAGGGGGGGAAAGTAAGGGAAAACAAATGTCAGATTTAAGCCTCCAAGAGTCCATAAAGAGAAACCTCGAATTCCTGAATGAAAAAGTTCATAATACCTGTTCTACTTTCCATCTGGATTGCCAATGCAGGAGTTGAGTTCTGCAATTTGGTTCAACACACATGATTAGGATCAGGCAGAAGAATTCATTCACATTGTTATGCAATCAAGAAAAGAAAGCCCGTCCTCTTACCACCAACGAGGCATTCCGATTCCCCATGGTTCTTGCTTGAAGAGCGAGTTCtgctttccttttatttttgctCAAACTCTTTTTGTAATTAGTCACAAATCTGTCCAGCTCCCAGAGAGTCTCTGCATCGACACTATCAATCTCAACCTCAATCTCATCATCATTTTGAGAAAGAGCAGTATTTCTCTTGTTAATGATCTGAATAATAGCATCAAGCTTCTCATGAGGCAAGCCCTGTAGGTTGGTGCTGAGTCTTTGCTTCTCCTCATAAGTCATGTCCCTTTTATTAGGATCTTTTGCTTTAGGTTTTTTGGGAACAGGAGTCCTGCCAACATGAGGTCGATGAATTTTTCGATCAACAGCCATGAATGGTGTCACTGGCTCAGGCCTCTCAGAAGTTCTTCCCGGAGCAACAGAGTCATACAACAGAACTGAAGCAGCAGGCGCAGAGACTGGAACTGAAGCAGGGCCAAAATGAGAATATGGCACACCCTTTCTAGAAGAGGGTGTGGGTAATCCCCCCTCCTGATATTCTGGATATTTCCAATAAGAATTGTACTGAGAGTCTATAATGGCCCACCTCTCCTCAAAAATCTGTGACAATTGTTCTGCCATAAGGTGAACGTCCTGCCCCTTCGGATTGTAAGTCATGGCATTGCGAAAAACTAGTCGTACATCGTCAGCAAACTCCCTTGGAGACTTGTAAAAATTCTGTGACAATCTAGTCTTAATGGTACCCAAGTCCATAGGATGCTTAATGACATCATGGTAATCAACCAATCCAAGTTGCTTGGCATTCACGGGCTCATTgaaaacccaactaaacttgtGCTTCATCAACCGCTGAAGTAGGCTGCTACAGTTCTTCAAAACCTGATTCCTGTTCTTATCAAACCCAAAGCCAAATCCCATGGCATGTTCTTGTTCTCCGCTGCGTTTCCTCCTATTATTTGTTTTCAATCTCTTATTACTTTCAGAAGGCAGTCTATCTTTTCCCAAAAGAAACTCTGAATTTCTGTAATACTGATTCGCCTTCGGGGTACGTTTCTCCTTCTCAATAAACTCATTGGACCTATTATCTATTACTGCCACACTGAATTGCCTACTATACACCCGAGGTTCTAGATTCCGTGCAGCACCCATATCTGAATTGACCCTTGCTAATCCGATAGGTCTCATTTCTTTGTGCCCCATTGCACCCATCTCTGTGTTCACCCTCAACAACAACCTTCGGTCAACCACATTACTTCGGGCATGCAGGGCTTGAGACTGAACATAGTCACCAGCATTTGCACCTTCAGCATCGACATAATTACCTTTATTACTAAGGTTACTGTTGCTGGTCTGGTTATTATGTAAAGCAAGCTGGTTCTCTTTGGATTCAAACTGTTTAACTAGCCTCCTAACCTGATCAAGCTCGTGCTCTAGATTCTTCCTAAGAACCTTTATCTCATTCTTTGGTGTCGctttacataaattaaatataatccTATCATCGACATTAGATACCACCAGTGGCACCACAACTCCATTGAGATTACCCTGAACATTACCTTCAGAAGCTTGAGGTGAAGCAGGCCTCATTTCTTCATCATCCCGTGCCTCATTCCCAACGAGTTGCTGCTCTTTGGCCACTTCAGGTGATTCCAAAGATCCATTGACCTTAGTGAGGCCATTGGCTTGCGGAACATGAAAATTAGGATGATCATTTTCACTTAACAGTGATGGCACTAACTCCTTCTCACCATCAGCTGAAGGGGTTTTATCTTGATCCGCAAGCTCTGGACTTTGAGTACGTCGACCTTCTTTAAGCCTATCACCAGTTTGACAACCATTCTCCGCTACGTGTTGACTTTCATTCTCTTCTAGCAGCAGTACCTGGCCTGAAGAATCTGTCTTTTTGTCCAATGATCGACTCTGTTCTTGCTCGGATTGATTTTGGCAAGAATCTACATCCTCCGACCTTACAACTACCTCAGAAGCACAAAAATCTGCAGTCCCATTGGGTGTGGCTGTCGAACAAGGGACTGTGGCCTGCTCCTCAGCATCGGCAGCGGTAACTTGAGCGCTTGTTGAAGCCTGATTTGTTGAGGGGGTAAGGGCTTTCTTGTGGCTCTTCCGCGTATAAACTTTACTGTTCTCTGTCCATCGACACTTCCCTCTCCAATTCAAATCATCATTGAAATCCCCTAAAGTCCCTGAAGCCATACATGTAATCCCCAATTCCTTAATAAAATACCCTTTCTCCCAAATCGAGACTCAAGAACCCTAGAATAAGCAAAATCGAAAAAAAGATCTAGGGTTTAAAGAACCCTAGAGTCGCAGAACAAACGCCCAGACCCAAAGTATAAGGAATAACGAACAGAAATGAAGACAGttgcaaaattaaattaaaaccaCGGAATTTCACACAGATCCGAATTTCAGAACAATAAACAATACCCCCAAAAGGATGAAGAAAGATTCGAAAATGGATAAAATTAAGCAGAAATGAGTgtggaaagaaaaattgataaGACAAGCGAAAACATAAATTAgggaaattagggtttgggaGAGACGAAGAAGGAGGGAACTCTCTCTCGTGCTTTCTGTTCTTCGATCCGAACTCCCACTCGCTTTCTCTCTCCAGTAATCTTTCCTTATTTttgctttctctctctaaaacgcTCTGCGAGTGGTTGCCATCGAACCACACGCTGCTTATTTATCACGCGCGCATGCCGCCACAGCTACTGTTaggatgccacgtcatacgcGAGTGACGGCGCGTGCTTTGCTCATCAGAGAAACTTTCCGTTGCTCGTCAACACGACGCGCTTTTATTGGCGACGGTTAGAGCATCTCCGatgcacggatgtcccactcggacatccactagaacttcccaaaaacaccttctgccacgtcattaGGACTttccatcccactgccacgtcactaggacttccctgcacaatccgctctttccatcgcccttcccactaggacttcccgcaataaaaaaaatcacaaattcacaaataaagcaatttacgtttacggaaataaaatttcaacacgaatatagagttttaaaaaataattaattaattaataccggatgtccgacccggacgtccgacccacgccacaatggcggacgtccgcccgcccgtcgcccggacgtcagaggacatccgacgtccttacgggacgtccgtatccgagttgcttcgttacaatggcggaagtcccggtcgcccgtcgcggatgtccgaccggacgtccgccattggagatgctcttagtgaaTTACTACCCCTTCGTCCATGAATAAATATTCCATATTTGACCAGCTCGGATTTtatgaaattgtttgattttgtaaagaaaagtggatataagaagttaatgaaatgtgagtcctacttttatatattagttttataataaaatttgaggaAATGAGTTAATAGAATGGGGCCAATTACCAAatatagtaaagtaaaatgggacatttattggtggacggacgaaaaaagttaaatgagacatttaattgcagaattaggagtatttgttTAGGGGGGCTCTTGGTACaccattagagcatctccaacaaaaaaagataaatgaaaGAAGTATATCATatatttaccttctcaaaaagtTAAATATACATTTCAaaaagtaacacattccaaATGAATAGGATattctaaataatttttttttaaataatagtacaaaatgcattaaaaaacataaagtgtaataccttctcaaattcGTTCTCCCTTGGAGAATAATTTTTCATGAAATGAAGACAAATATGGTAGTaataagattttacctctccattaaTGGAGAtgtaaagatacctcttcaaaatgagaaaagatatattattttctcaaatACATTTCccattggagaatgattttttttaaaaatgtaaatattataattataagaGTTTACCTTTCCAtttacctctccccttggagatgctcttagtcaCTAACAAGGTTTTATGGTTACTATGGTTTTCACACTTTTGTGGTTAGGATTTTGGGTCACAATACAGTGTTTGGTACTCCCTCTATCCTATATAGTAGATGGCACACTTGGGGATGGACACAGATTTTAGGTGaagttgttttgtgtgttaagtggagagagaaaatagtatatttatattaatgtgagaagGAGCTTTATCCAAAAACAAAGGAAATGTgatatcttttgtgggacaaactaaaaaggaaagtgtgacatctattatgggacgggggagtagtatttaatgtATCCATAAAATTGCAATGTAGATTGTTTGTTTCAATTATGAGACCATTCTATCCCTATTAAGACCATCTCCAACAGTACTGTAAAATTTAA encodes:
- the LOC121784727 gene encoding transcription factor GTE4-like isoform X2 gives rise to the protein MASGTLGDFNDDLNWRGKCRWTENSKVYTRKSHKKALTPSTNQASTSAQVTAADAEEQATVPCSTATPNGTADFCASEVVVRSEDVDSCQNQSEQEQSRSLDKKTDSSGQVLLLEENESQHVAENGCQTGDRLKEGRRTQSPELADQDKTPSADGEKELVPSLLSENDHPNFHVPQANGLTKVNGSLESPEVAKEQQLVGNEARDDEEMRPASPQASEGNVQGNLNGVVVPLVVSNVDDRIIFNLCKATPKNEIKVLRKNLEHELDQVRRLVKQFESKENQLALHNNQTSNSNLSNKGNYVDAEGANAGDYVQSQALHARSNVVDRRLLLRVNTEMGAMGHKEMRPIGLARVNSDMGAARNLEPRVYSRQFSVAVIDNRSNEFIEKEKRTPKANQYYRNSEFLLGKDRLPSESNKRLKTNNRRKRSGEQEHAMGFGFGFDKNRNQVLKNCSSLLQRLMKHKFSWVFNEPVNAKQLGLVDYHDVIKHPMDLGTIKTRLSQNFYKSPREFADDVRLVFRNAMTYNPKGQDVHLMAEQLSQIFEERWAIIDSQYNSYWKYPEYQEGGLPTPSSRKGVPYSHFGPASVPVSAPAASVLLYDSVAPGRTSERPEPVTPFMAVDRKIHRPHVGRTPVPKKPKAKDPNKRDMTYEEKQRLSTNLQGLPHEKLDAIIQIINKRNTALSQNDDEIEVEIDSVDAETLWELDRFVTNYKKSLSKNKRKAELALQARTMGNRNASLVNSTPALAIQMESRTDDDKEGQNRSRTSSSSSSSSDSGSSSSDSDSDSSSGDGSDAEHLPKT
- the LOC121784727 gene encoding transcription factor GTE4-like isoform X1, with the translated sequence MASGTLGDFNDDLNWRGKCRWTENSKVYTRKSHKKALTPSTNQASTSAQVTAADAEEQATVPCSTATPNGTADFCASEVVVRSEDVDSCQNQSEQEQSRSLDKKTDSSGQVLLLEENESQHVAENGCQTGDRLKEGRRTQSPELADQDKTPSADGEKELVPSLLSENDHPNFHVPQANGLTKVNGSLESPEVAKEQQLVGNEARDDEEMRPASPQASEGNVQGNLNGVVVPLVVSNVDDRIIFNLCKATPKNEIKVLRKNLEHELDQVRRLVKQFESKENQLALHNNQTSNSNLSNKGNYVDAEGANAGDYVQSQALHARSNVVDRRLLLRVNTEMGAMGHKEMRPIGLARVNSDMGAARNLEPRVYSRQFSVAVIDNRSNEFIEKEKRTPKANQYYRNSEFLLGKDRLPSESNKRLKTNNRRKRSGEQEHAMGFGFGFDKNRNQVLKNCSSLLQRLMKHKFSWVFNEPVNAKQLGLVDYHDVIKHPMDLGTIKTRLSQNFYKSPREFADDVRLVFRNAMTYNPKGQDVHLMAEQLSQIFEERWAIIDSQYNSYWKYPEYQEGGLPTPSSRKGVPYSHFGPASVPVSAPAASVLLYDSVAPGRTSERPEPVTPFMAVDRKIHRPHVGRTPVPKKPKAKDPNKRDMTYEEKQRLSTNLQGLPHEKLDAIIQIINKRNTALSQNDDEIEVEIDSVDAETLWELDRFVTNYKKSLSKNKRKAELALQARTMGNRNASLVNSTPALAIQMESRTALKNCVTLVDDDKEGQNRSRTSSSSSSSSDSGSSSSDSDSDSSSGDGSDAEHLPKT